One Actinomycetospora corticicola genomic window, GCGCAGGTCGTCGTGTCCGTGGTGATCATGCTGTTCCTGTCCCCGCTGCTCACGCTGGTCGCCCTGGTGACGCTGCCGGTGGCGCTCGCCTTCACCACCGTGATGCGCCGCAAGCTCTACCCCGCCACCTGGGCCGCGCAGCAGCGCGCCGCCGAGGTCGCGCAGGGCGTGGAGGAGACGGTCACCGGGGTCCGGGTGGTCAAGGGCTTCGGGCAGGAGGAGCGGGAGACCGCGCGGCTGGCCCGGCTCGCGGGCGAGCTGTACGGCGACCGGCTGCGGGCCGCCCGTCTCACCGCGCGCCTCACCCCCACGCTCGCCGCGCTGCCGACGGTCGGCCAGCTCGTGGTGTTCGCCCTCGGCGGCGGGCTCGCGCTGACCGGGCAGATCACCGTCGGCGTGTTCCTCGCCTTCACCACCTACATCGCCGCCCTGATCGGGCCCGCCCGGATGGTCGCGGGCCTCGTCGTCGTCGGCCAGCTCGCCCGCTCCGGGGTCGAGCGCGTGTACGAGCTGATCGACTCGCAGCCGGACATCGTCGCCGACGCCGAGGCGCCGCAGCGCGTGCCCGTCCCGGCCGGTCCGGTGCCGGTCGAGCTCGACGACGTCCGGTTCGGGTACGCCCGCTCGGAGCCGGTGCTCGACGGGCTCTCGCTGCGGGTCGAGCCGGGCGAGACCCTCGCGGTGATCGGGACGGCGGGCTCGGGCAAGTCGACGATCGCCCTGCTCATCCCCCGGTTCTACGACGTGCAGCAGGGGGCGGTGCGCGTCGGCGGGACCGACGTGCGGGACCTGTCGCTCGCGTCGCTGCGGCGCACCGTCGGCGTCGTGTTCGAGGAGGCGTTCCTCTTCTCCGACACGGTGCGCGCGAACATCGCCTACGGCTGCCCGGACGGGACCGACGAGCAGGTCCGCGCCGCGGCCGTCGCCGCCCAGGCCGACGGCTTCGTCTCCGAGCTCCCCGACGGCTACGACACCCGGGTCGGCGAGCGGGGGCTGACGCTCTCCGGCGGTCAGCGCCAGCGGATCGCCCTCGCCCGGGCGCTGCTCTACGACCCCCGCGTGCTCGTCCTCGACGACGCGACCAGCGCCGTCGACGCCACCACCGAGGCCGCCATCGGCGAGACGCTGCGCGCCGTCACGGCCACGCGCACCACCCTGGTGATCGCCCACCGCCGCTCCACGCTCGCCCTCGCCGACCGCATCGCGGTCCTCGACGCGGGCCGGGTGGTCGACGTCGGCACCACCGCGGAACTCACCGAGCGGTGCCCGCTGTTCACCGCCCTGCTGGCCGGTCCCGGCGAGCGGATCGACGAGGCCGTCCGCCGCCCGGAGCCCGACCTGCCGGGTCCGGACGGGGTGACCCCGGCGCTGTGGCCGGACGCCCCGCCCCCGGACGGCGCGGACGCCCCGGCCGGCGACCGCGGGGTCGCCAGCGGGCTCGACGGCAGCGTCGCCTCGCCGGAGATGGAGTCCGCGCTGGCGAAGCTGCCGGCCGCCGACGAACGCCCGGACCTGCACGGCGAGGACCCGACGGCGCCCGACCCGGGGTTCCGCCTCGGCCGTCTGCTGCGCCCCGTCCGGTGGGCGCTCGCGGGGGTCATCGGCCTGGTCGCGCTCGACGCCCTCGCGACGCTCGCCTTCCCCACCCTCGCGCGGGTCGCGGTCGACGGCGGCATCAACGGCCGCTCCCCCACGGTGCTGGCCGTCGCGGTCGGCATCGGGCTGGCGGTGGTGCTCGTCGACTGGGTCGTCGTCTGGTTCCAGACGGTGCTGACCGCGCGGGTCGGCGAGAGCCGGCTCTACCTGCTGCGCGTCCGCAGCTTCGCCCACCTGCAGCGTCTGGGCCTCGACTTCTACGAGCGCGAGCTCGGCGGCCGGATCATGACGCGGATGACGACGGACGTCGACGCCCTGTCGTCGTTCCTGCAGACGGGGCTGGCGCAGGCCGTGGTGGCCCTGCTGACCGTGCTCGGGGTGGCCACCGCCCTGCTGCTCACCGACGTGGAGCTCGCCCTCGTGGCGCTGTCGGTGATGCCGGTGCTCATCGTCGCGACGCTGGTCTTCCGGCGCCTGTCGTCGCGGGCCTACACCGAGGCCCGGGAGCGGGTCAGCGTCGTCAACGCCGACCTGCAGGAGAACGTCGCCGGGCTGCGCGTCGCCCAGGCCCACACCCACGAGGAGCGCTCGGCGGCCGACTTCGCCGACCGCTCCGACGCCTACCGCCGGGCCCGGCTGCGGGCCCAGCGGCTGATCGCCACCTACTTCCCGGGCGCGAACCTGCTCTCCGACGTGGCCCAGGCGGCCGTGCTCGGGGTGGGCGCGGCGCGCGTGGCCGGCGGCGACCTGTCGTCGGGCGTGCTGGTCGCGTTCCTGCTCTACCTCGCGATGTTCTTCGGGCCGGTCCAGCAGCTCTCGCAGGTCTTCGACGGCTACCAGCAGGCCCGCGTCGGCCTCACCCGGATCTCCGAGCTCCTGCGCACGCCGACCACCGTGCCGGCGCCCGCCGACCCGGTGCCGGTGCGGTCGCTGCGCGGCGACGTCGAGCTGCGCGACGTCGGGTTCTCCTACGCCGGCTCCGACGGCACGCCCGCCCTGACCGGGGTGTCGCTGCACGTCCCGGCCGGCCGCACGGTCGCCCTGGTCGGCGCGACGGGTGCGGGCAAGTCGACGGTGGTGAAGCTCGTGGCGCGGTTCTACGACGCGACCGCGGGCGCCGTGCTGATCGACGGGGTCGACGTCCGCGACTACGACCTCGCGGGCCTGCGCCGCCGGCTCGGGGTGGTGCCCCAGGAGGCGCACCTGTTCGTCGGGGACGTGGCGTCCAACATCGCCTACGGGCGTCCCGACGCCACGCCCGCCGAGATCGAGGAGGCGGCCCGCCGGGTCGGCGCGCTCGACGTGGTGTCCTCGCTGCCCGCGGGCTTCCACCAGCCGGTGGGTGAGCGGGGCGGCGGGCTCTCGGCCGGGCAGCGCCAGCTCGTCGCCCTGGCCCGCGCCGAGCTGGTCGACCCGGCGCTCCTGCTGCTCGACGAGGCCACCGCGGCGCTCGACCCGGCCACGGAGTCGGCCGTGCTCGCCGCGGGCGACCGCGTCGCCGCCCGCCGGACGACCTTCGTGGTCGCCCACCGGCTCGCCACCGCCGCGCGGGCCGACCACATCGTGGTGCTGCACGACGGCCGCATCGTCGAGGAGGGCGGCCACGACGAGCTGCTGGCCCGCGACGGGCGCTACGCGCTGCTGTGGCGGACGGGCGCGGCGACCGCGGACGACGCGGAGGAGCTCGTGGAGCGCGACACCGTGGAGGTGGGCTCGGGAACGGGGTCGTGACGCCCCCTCGACGCCACGACCCCGTCACCCAGGCCTCCGCACGCACCCCCGGTGACGGTTCAGATGCGGACCGTGTGCACGACGAGGTTGTCGGTGTAGCTGCGCGCGCCCCGGTCGAAGGACCCGGCACACGTCACCAGGCGCACCACGTCGTCGGCGGTGGCGCCGAAGACCGCGAACGTCGGGAACCGGTCCTTCGCCACCTGCTCGCTCCGGGTCACCGCGTAGCGGGCGAGGGTGCCGTCGGCCCGGCCCACCTCGACGACGTCCCCGGGCCGCAGGTCGCGCAGGCGGTAGAACACGGCGGGCCCGGAGCGGGAGTCGACGTGCCCGAGCAGCACGGTCGGCCCACGACCGGCCGCGCCGTCGAACCAGCCGACGCGGGCGAAGTCGGCCGGGACCTCCGCCGTGCCGTCCCCGGCGAGGCCGAGGCGCTGCACGTCGTCGCGCTCCACCCCGATGGCGGGCACCCGCACCGACACGGGCGCGGACCCGTCGACGGGCCCCGGGGCCGTCCCGACGGCGGCTGGGGCACCACCCGTCGTCGGGACCGGGCCGGAACAGGCCGCGAGGAGCAGCACCGCTCCGAGCACCGCACCGAGGAGCGGCCGGACGCCCGCCGCGACCCGTCGTCGGGACGGGCTCACGCTCAGGCCCTCGACCGCCGGTAGGCGACCGCACCGGCCGCGCCGGCCGCGACGATCGCCGCGGCACCGAGGGCGATCGGGGCGGCGGAGTCGTCGCCACCGCCGGCGCCGGTCTCGACCCCACCCATCGGCACGGGGGTGAGCTGGCCGCGCACGGTGCCCGCGGTGAAGTCGGCGGTGTGCGTGTCACCGAAGAACGCGGCCGGGTTCGCCTCGATCTGCTTGAGCGAGAACCCGGTGCCGCTGTCCTGGCCGTTCGCCATCACCCCGGTGGTGAACGGGCCCTGCAGGCAGCCGGAGCTGGTGCGGACCTCACCGTCGCCCTGCGGGTTCGGGAACGCGACCCGCGGCGGGCCGGAGGCGCCGGCCGCGGCCTCGTGGATGTGCGTCGCCGTGCGGGCCGGGCTCTGGTACTCGCCGGTGACGCCGGAGAGCCGCAGGTCGTAGCAGATGACCTCCTCGTCGGAGTTGATCCGGTAGTCGAAGGTGCCGGTCGCGCCCGGCTGACCGGGGGCGGGCTGGCCGTTCTGCCCGATCACCGTGTCGGGG contains:
- a CDS encoding CHRD domain-containing protein, which gives rise to MRRTPVRLAALSALTVGALALSGGAALAQDGQVDEPSSFTSMFTVMATPDTVIGQNGQPAPGQPGATGTFDYRINSDEEVICYDLRLSGVTGEYQSPARTATHIHEAAAGASGPPRVAFPNPQGDGEVRTSSGCLQGPFTTGVMANGQDSGTGFSLKQIEANPAAFFGDTHTADFTAGTVRGQLTPVPMGGVETGAGGGDDSAAPIALGAAAIVAAGAAGAVAYRRSRA
- a CDS encoding sortase domain-containing protein, which encodes MSPSRRRVAAGVRPLLGAVLGAVLLLAACSGPVPTTGGAPAAVGTAPGPVDGSAPVSVRVPAIGVERDDVQRLGLAGDGTAEVPADFARVGWFDGAAGRGPTVLLGHVDSRSGPAVFYRLRDLRPGDVVEVGRADGTLARYAVTRSEQVAKDRFPTFAVFGATADDVVRLVTCAGSFDRGARSYTDNLVVHTVRI
- a CDS encoding ABC transporter ATP-binding protein — translated: MSRLARDCWRHRGLTVASVGASVLGVSLESVGPLLTAVAVDRAVRGSTEGLGLIVGAVVALAVVKFGMAFLRRYLGGRLSLSVQHDLRRRVFGSISRLDGPRQDALRTGQVVSRANSDLQQVQGLLGMVPYSVGTLAQVVVSVVIMLFLSPLLTLVALVTLPVALAFTTVMRRKLYPATWAAQQRAAEVAQGVEETVTGVRVVKGFGQEERETARLARLAGELYGDRLRAARLTARLTPTLAALPTVGQLVVFALGGGLALTGQITVGVFLAFTTYIAALIGPARMVAGLVVVGQLARSGVERVYELIDSQPDIVADAEAPQRVPVPAGPVPVELDDVRFGYARSEPVLDGLSLRVEPGETLAVIGTAGSGKSTIALLIPRFYDVQQGAVRVGGTDVRDLSLASLRRTVGVVFEEAFLFSDTVRANIAYGCPDGTDEQVRAAAVAAQADGFVSELPDGYDTRVGERGLTLSGGQRQRIALARALLYDPRVLVLDDATSAVDATTEAAIGETLRAVTATRTTLVIAHRRSTLALADRIAVLDAGRVVDVGTTAELTERCPLFTALLAGPGERIDEAVRRPEPDLPGPDGVTPALWPDAPPPDGADAPAGDRGVASGLDGSVASPEMESALAKLPAADERPDLHGEDPTAPDPGFRLGRLLRPVRWALAGVIGLVALDALATLAFPTLARVAVDGGINGRSPTVLAVAVGIGLAVVLVDWVVVWFQTVLTARVGESRLYLLRVRSFAHLQRLGLDFYERELGGRIMTRMTTDVDALSSFLQTGLAQAVVALLTVLGVATALLLTDVELALVALSVMPVLIVATLVFRRLSSRAYTEARERVSVVNADLQENVAGLRVAQAHTHEERSAADFADRSDAYRRARLRAQRLIATYFPGANLLSDVAQAAVLGVGAARVAGGDLSSGVLVAFLLYLAMFFGPVQQLSQVFDGYQQARVGLTRISELLRTPTTVPAPADPVPVRSLRGDVELRDVGFSYAGSDGTPALTGVSLHVPAGRTVALVGATGAGKSTVVKLVARFYDATAGAVLIDGVDVRDYDLAGLRRRLGVVPQEAHLFVGDVASNIAYGRPDATPAEIEEAARRVGALDVVSSLPAGFHQPVGERGGGLSAGQRQLVALARAELVDPALLLLDEATAALDPATESAVLAAGDRVAARRTTFVVAHRLATAARADHIVVLHDGRIVEEGGHDELLARDGRYALLWRTGAATADDAEELVERDTVEVGSGTGS